The Polyangium aurulentum genomic interval CCAGAGCAAAGCTCCGCGCCATCGGCTGAAAAGCTGGATAGGATGTCGACGATGACGAACGCTCAGGGGGAGCTCGAGACCATCGCCGTTTCGTGGACCGAAGAGCTGGGCCGCGCGCTGCAGACGCGGACCGCGTGGAGCCATCTCGGCAATGTCGACATCGTCGAGCACACGGGCGCAGCCACGCTCGGGGGCGTGATCGATCGGCGCCTCATCAAGGCCGAGCCGGGCAAGCCGCTGCGCGAGGTGCTCGAGCGCTGGCGCGGCAGCTCCGAAGGCCGGATCGTCGATCGCATGGTCGTCGCGGCGAACACGATGCTGCTCAAGCGTCTGCCGCCCATGCGCGCGTCCGAGCCCTTCGGACCCGACTGGCTGCGCGACTTCGAGGCGAAGGGCCCGATCGTCGTGCTCGGCGCCGCCGCCGACCTCGTGCACGTGGTGCGCATCTTCCGCGACACGCCCCTCGGCGCGCGCCTGCGCCCCTCCGCGGCCGACTGCAAGGCTGGCTCGCTCGTCGCCGTGGCGGGCGAGGGGCTCAGCGCCACCATGGTGTGCATGGTCTCGCTCTCGCTCACCCCGCAGGGCCTGCACGTGGTCAGCGTCGTCGACAACAAATCGCGCACCAACGTGAAGCTCGCCCGCGCCGACGCCTTTCTCGCCCCCGCGCGCTGAGCCCGCGCGCAATGCATGGGGCCCCATGCAATATGAATGGGACCCCATGCATTATCTATGGGTCCCCATGCATTGAGTGAATTTGCATCTCCCGGCGTCCCCCCGAGGCGCCGAGAATGCGCGTCAAGCACGTATTTGCGCGATTCTTGCTGGCGCCGATTTCTGCTGTGTATTTGCACCTGCGGCGGACGGCTTCAAGATCGGGATTACGAAAAGGCGACGATGCGTCGCGTAAGCCTCGGGAAATGCTCGCGTGGGCTTCTCGTATGAGATAGGTTCGTTCCGTTCGTATCCCGCAGTCGCTCACGTTTGATTGGAAAGACGAACTGACGCGCTGACGCATCGCGGCGAAGAGCGTGCCTCGAGCGCGCGGCGCAAACCCGTTTTTTCGAAGGAGAATGACATGTCCGCAGATGGGAAAACCGATAATGCTGCTTCGGCGTGGGATGCCATGCCGCCCTCATCTCGGGCTCCTGCCTTCGTCATGATGCCCCAGGCGCCCAACAATCCGGACCGCCAGTCCGCGGAGAGCGCGCTCCACAACCTCAAGCAAGCGCAGTCGGAGCATCCCTTCTGGCGCAACCGCTTCTTCAAAGCGTGCGCCGCCGGGCAGCTTTCGAAGTCGGACTTCCAGTTCTTCTTCGCGCAGTACTACCTCTACAACTCGAACTTCACGCGCTACCTCGCCGCGCTGATGGCCAATTCGGATAACGATTACCATCGCGCCCGCCTCGCCGAGAACCTCTGGGAGGAGGGCGGCGGCCAGGAGACCGAAAAGCGCCACGCAGAGATCTTCCGCAAGTTCCTGCGCGAAGCGCTCGAGATCGAAATCGACAAGATCGATTACCTCGACGCCTCCCGCTTCTACGTGCGCGAATACCTCGATTTCTGCATCCGCTCGCACCCCGCGGCCGGCAGCTCGTTCCTCTCCCTCGGCACCGAGGGCATCGTCTCGCGCATGTACTCGATCATGGTCGAGGGCATGCTCAAGGCCGGCATCCCCGACGATCAGCTCACGTTCTTCAAGATCCACATCGGCTGCGACGACGAGCACGCCGAGACGCTCGAGAACATGATGCTGTCGTACATGCACACGCCCGACTGGTACAACACGTGCCTGTCGTCGATGAACTACGCGCTCAGCCTGCGCCACCGCTTCTTCGAGGCCCTCTACGACGCAATCCAGGCCCGCAGGCTCCAGGGCGTCATGAGCCGCATCCAGGCCCGCCGCTCGCTCGCCCCGCAGTTCCCGGACCCGAACCACCTGCGCCACTCCACGGCCCAGCGCGCGGTGCCCCTCTACGAGAGCGAGAACGACAGGCTCAACGTCAAGTTCACCGTCGAGCGCGTTCCATTCAAGTCCGAGATCATCGACACGCGCATCGTCCGCATCCCGCCCGGCAAGTTCAACGAGAAGCACAAGCACGCCCACGAGATCGTCTTCCAGGTGATCCAGGGCAAAGGCCGCGTGGTCGTGAACGACTCGACCGTGGAGGTGTCCGCCGGCGACACCGTCTTCGTGCCGCGCTGGTCGCTGCACCAGACGCAGAACGTCGGCGACGGCGAGCTGGTGATCATGGCCTTCACCGATTACGGCCTGACCCGCCGCGCTTACGTGAACGAGCCCGCCCCGACGCCGCGCACCGTGCGCCCGCCCGAGATGAAGGCCGCGAGCATGGAAGCCCAGGCCGCCGCCGGCGCCGAAGAATAAGCCCGTCCATCCCCGCCAAACGAAAAACGGCCCGGACGCCCGCTCTCCCCCCCAGAGCGCGGCGCCGGGCCGCTGTCTTTCCGTGACAAACTTTCCGTGACAAACGAAAACGGCCCGGTGCCCGCTCCCCCGAGGGAGCATGGCGCCGGGCCGCTGTTTTTCGCGTGAAACCGCTAGTAACGCTTGTTCGGATCCTGATCGAGCTTCTTCAGGTTCAGCTCGACGCGGCGGTTGCCCGGATCGAGCTCGAGCGCCTGCTGCCAGAACTTGCGCGCCTCGTCGCGATTGCCGGAGCGCAGGGCCTGGAAGCCCTTGTCCATGAGCGCCGCGACCTCGCGCTCCTTCTCGCGCGCGCGAATCTCCTCGGGAGACTCCACGGGCTCGGCCGGAGGGGGCGGAGGCTCGGGCGCTCGCTGCGGCTCGGGCGCTGCGCGCGGCGGATCCATGCGCGGCGGCGGAGGCGCAGCGGGGATCAACGTGTCGAGGCGCATGCGCGCGTTCGTCGTCACCGCGGGCGAGCGCTGCTGCTGCGTGAACACAGGCTCGCTGTCGAAACCCCAGCCGTCGTCCTTGCTCGCGCCGCCACCCATCTGCAGGCGACCAGGCCGCACCGAGGGCCGCGGCTCGTCGTCGCCAGGGTTGTCGCGCGCCTTCTCATCGAGCTTGCGCACGCCCTCCATCAGGATGTGCTGGTAGTCGCCGTTGATCGTCCGCTCGAAGTCGGGCGGGAAGGGCGCCATGTTGAAGACGCCATCCTCGACCGCGATCATCTCGTGGACCGCCTCCTCGCCGACGATGTTGTCCCAGACGGCGTGCACGATGTCGCCGTTGTGGATGAGGATCACGCCCGAGCTCTGGCCACGCGCGATGCGCAGCGCCGTCGTCTTGCGGCCGAGGCAGAGCATCTGGATGACGTCGACCGCGCTCAGCTCCGAGAGGCTGCCGAGCAGGCTGTCGCGCGTCTCCATCGCTTGCAGGATCGCTGCGCGCAGCTCGTGCAGATCGAAGGGCTTGCGCATGAGCTTGAGGCAGCCCACCGCGTGCGCCTTGTCGCGGATCGTCGCGACGTCGAACGCCGTCATCACGATGGCCCGCGTGTCCGGCGTCTCGACCGCCGCCCAGCAGACGAGATCCATGCCGCTCATGCCGGGCAAATGGACATCGGTGACGAGGATGTCGATCGGCGTCTCGCGCAAGATCTGGCGGCCGATCTCGGCGTTCTTCGCGAGAAGCACGTCGTAGCGATGGTTGTCCTGGTAAAGAAAGCGATGCAGTGCGAGGACGATGCCGTCCTCGTCGTCGACGATCAGGACTCTATGACGCCGCTGAGCCATGGCTGTCCTACCTGCCGGTCATGATGGGGAGCGTGATCGTAACGCAAGTCCCGCCGACGTTGCCGCTCCGTCCGCCGATCGTGATCATGCCACCGTGGTCGGTCACGATCCGGTAGCAAATCGATAGACCCAGCCCCGTTCCCGTGGGCTTGGTCGTGAAGAACGAGTCGAAGACCTTCTCGACGATCTCCTTGGGGATGCCCGTCCCGGTGTCCTCGACCCGAAGCACCATCCGCTCGTCCTCGATGCCCGCGTAGACCATGAGGTCGCCGCCGTCGGGCATCGCATCCGCCGCGTTGATGAACAGGTTCAACAGGACCTGCTGGAGCTGGTCCTGGTCGACCCAGAGCGGCCGGAGCTGCCCGTAGCGGGTCGTGAAGGTGACGCCGTTGAGCCGCCCCTCGGCCGCGCTTCGGGCGCGGTTGACGATGTTCGGCATCTCTGCCTTGGTCCGGCGCGGCGGGCGGTGCCGCACGAAACCGAGGAGCTGGCCGAGCATGTTGTTCAGCCGATCGATCTCGCGGTTGACGGCCTGCAGCGAGTCGCCGAGGCCCGCCTGCGCCGCTTCGTGCTCGATCGACTGGATCGTCGCCTTGATGGCCGCGAGCGGGTTGCCGATCTCGTGGGCGACCATCGCGCACGCCTTGCCGACCTCGCTCAAGCGCTCGAGCTGACGCCGCTCCGCCTGGAAGCGCTCGGTCTCGGTGACGTCGTGCAGCGAGACGATGGTGCCGAGGCGGCGCGACTTGATGAGCCGGAAGCCGATGATGCTCTTCGTGCCGCCCTCGTCGTGCGCCTCGACGGTGTGCTCCTTCGAGCGCTGCTGCTTGGTATCCGCAGCGGCCTCGCCCTCGGCGAGCTCGAAGATCTTGCTGAGCAGCGGCGCGCCAGCCGAGCGACGCGTGAGCAGATCGTCCGCGACGCGGTTCGTCACGACGACCTCGCCCCCTTCGTCCACGAGCACGATGCCCACCCCGATCTCGTCGAGCAGGGTGGTCCCCGAGTAAAAAGGCACGTTGGGGCGGCTCTGGCTGCTCTTCCTCATGGCGCGAAAAGGGAACGGGAGGGGGCAGGATCAAGCGTGTGCATTCGACGATCGCTCGCGCTGCCCCCGTTCGCCATCAGCCGTAACCCATCAGCTTGGACACCGCGCGCACGACGCGCTCCTCGCCCGGATCCGGAGCGTCCTCGCGGAAGCCGAGCACGCTGAGCGCGAGCGTCTCCTCTTCCCAGCGGATCCAGCGGGTCCGCAGGACGACGCTGTTCACGTCGACGAGGTTCAGGATGTACGGCTCCGCGATGGGCAACAGGTTGCGGATACGCTCGCTCACCTCGGCCGCGACCGAGGCCGCCGCCGCGACCTCGCTCTGGTAGCGCGCCTCGCCCGCCGACGCGATCACGAGACCGCGCGTGTCTGCGAGCACGACCGCGCGCCCGCCCGTCTCCTCGCGGACGAGCGAGGCCATGCTCTCCTCGAGCAGCGTCTCGAGCCGCTTGTCGCTGTTGCGGAAGCTCGGCGGCGCGATGCTGATCGGAGCGTTGCTGCGCGGATCCTTGTCGGCCACCGACCGAGCCGCGGTCATCGCGAACGCCTGCGCCTCGAGGTCGATGATGCGACGACGGAGCTGCTTGGCCTCCATCGCGATCGCCTCGAGCTCTTCCAGACGGCGGCGCAGATCGCTGTTCTCGTTGACGTAGTAGTCGTACTCGGCGGCGCGTTGCTCGAGCACGCGGGCGCGCACCTGGAGATCGGTGTGCTTCTTCTGAAGCGCCTCCATCTCCTTCGGCGTGATCTGCGTGCGCTTCATGATGTCGAGCTCGCCGACGAGGCGGTTGTTCTCCGCCCGCAGCCGCTCGACCTCTTGCGCCCTCGCCTCGGCCGCGACGAGCTGCGACTTGGCGTCGCGCAGCTTCGCCTCGGCATCGGACGCGCGACGCTGCGCGTCGGCGACGGCCATGTCGCCGCCCTGCACGCTCTTCGGCGCAGACTGCGCCGCGACGAGGCGAGCCTCGAGATCCTGGATCTTGGCGCGCTCGGTCGCGAGCTCTTGATTGATGCGCTGCGCGTCGGCCGCCGTCTTCTGGAGGGCCGTGAGCTGCGTCTGGAGCTGCTGCACCTTGGCGCGCTCCGCCGTGAGCTCGGCGCTCGACTTGCCCGCGTCGCCGCCGGCCTTCTGCGCCGTGGCGAGCTTCGACTCGAGGTCGCGCACCTTGGCCTTCTCGGCCTGCAGGTCTTGCGCGAGCTTGCTCGTGCCCTCGGCCGTCTTCTGGAGGGCCGTGAGCTGCGTCTGGAGCTGCGCGACCTTGGCCTTCTCGGTGGCGAGCTCGGCGGAGATCTTGTCGGCGCCGCCCGTGCGCTGCTTGAGCTGCGCGTTCTCGGCGGCGAGCTTCTCGGCCTGCTGCGCCTGCGCACGCGCCTGCTGGGCCTGCGCATTCGCCTGCGCGAGCTGCGCCTGCGCGGCCTGAACCTGCGCGGTGGCGTCGGCGAGGCGGCGCTCGAGATCCTGCCGCTGCCCGTCGTCCTTTTGCGCGGAGCCCGCGTGCGCGAGCCTCTGCTCGAGGTCTTGCGCGCGGGCACGCTCGGCCTGAAGGGCCTGCGAGAGCTGATCGGCAGAGGCGGCGCGCTGGCGGAGATCGGCGACCTCCTGGCGGAGCTGCGCTTCGGCCGGAGAGGGACCGCTCGCCTGCGCGCGAGCACGGTTCAGCTCGGCCTGGAGCTGGCTCACCTGCTCGCGGAGCTTCTGCGCCTCTCCTTGAAGCTTCTGCGCGCCCTCGGCGCGCGACCGCTCCTCGGTGAGCGATCGGGTCAGCTCGTCGCTCCGTTGCTGGAGCATGGCGACCTGTGCCTCGGCACGCTCGCGAGCCTCTTTCTCGGCCCCTACGGAGCCGCCGTCCGCAGCGGCGGCGCCGTTCTTCGGCGGAAAAGCCCTGCTGACGAGCAGGCCTGCCCCGAAGAACAGCCCTGCTCCGGCAGCGGAAGACAGGTAAATCGATTGGATCAGGTCCATTCCTTCCTCAAGTCCTCGGCTACCGCCACTCGATCTCGACGCGCCGGTTGCGGGCCCAAGCCGTCGGCGTGTTGGTGGAATCCGCGGGCTTCACGCCGCCCACGGCCTCGGTGCTGATCCTGGACGACGGCACGCCCTTCGAGAGCAGGTAATTCTCGACGGCGGCGGCGCGCCGCCGGCTGAGCTCCACGTTGTGCTCGTGCGAGCCGAGCTGATCCGAGTGCCCCCGGACGTGCACGCGCAAGCTCGGGTTCGCCTTGAGTTTCTGCACGACCCCGTCGAGCGTGCCCTTCGCCGTGAGCGTCAGGAGGTTCGAGTCCAGCTCGAAGAGGATGTCCTCAATGCCGCCAGATGGTTTGTCCGTGGACGCGACAACCGGCGGCTTCTCCGGCGCAGTTTGGGGCTTCTGCGGTGCTGGGGCGACCGGCTCCGGAGCGGATGCGACCACCGCGGGCTCCGTTGTCGCGGTCGCCGCAGGAGCCGTGGCCACCGGCTCGGACGTGGGCTCCGGCTTCGGCGGCGCCAGCACCGGCGCTGGGGTCGGCGCGACGGCGACGCTCGTACTGGTGACGGCCGGGGGCTTGGGCGCCGTCGTGGGCTGCGCCGTGCCTTTACCTTCCGGCCGTCCGCCGTTGGCTTGCTGTGCCTGCTCCTCGGCGAGCCGCGGGGCCAAGCTGAAGTTTATCAACCCCAGGTCGGCGAGACCGAGTAGCAAGAGCCCGCCTAAGGCCAGCCGAGCGTTCACTGTCGTTGATCCCATACTAGGCGGCCGCCATCACACGATCTTGGACAGCTCGGTGACGCGCCGGCGGATGTCGAGGAACACGAGGCCGAGCTTCGCGTCGGGCGTCGTGAGCACGATGAGCAGCGCTTCCTGCCCGACGGCGTTCA includes:
- a CDS encoding iron-containing redox enzyme family protein, producing the protein MMPQAPNNPDRQSAESALHNLKQAQSEHPFWRNRFFKACAAGQLSKSDFQFFFAQYYLYNSNFTRYLAALMANSDNDYHRARLAENLWEEGGGQETEKRHAEIFRKFLREALEIEIDKIDYLDASRFYVREYLDFCIRSHPAAGSSFLSLGTEGIVSRMYSIMVEGMLKAGIPDDQLTFFKIHIGCDDEHAETLENMMLSYMHTPDWYNTCLSSMNYALSLRHRFFEALYDAIQARRLQGVMSRIQARRSLAPQFPDPNHLRHSTAQRAVPLYESENDRLNVKFTVERVPFKSEIIDTRIVRIPPGKFNEKHKHAHEIVFQVIQGKGRVVVNDSTVEVSAGDTVFVPRWSLHQTQNVGDGELVIMAFTDYGLTRRAYVNEPAPTPRTVRPPEMKAASMEAQAAAGAEE
- a CDS encoding DUF4388 domain-containing protein, translated to MAQRRHRVLIVDDEDGIVLALHRFLYQDNHRYDVLLAKNAEIGRQILRETPIDILVTDVHLPGMSGMDLVCWAAVETPDTRAIVMTAFDVATIRDKAHAVGCLKLMRKPFDLHELRAAILQAMETRDSLLGSLSELSAVDVIQMLCLGRKTTALRIARGQSSGVILIHNGDIVHAVWDNIVGEEAVHEMIAVEDGVFNMAPFPPDFERTINGDYQHILMEGVRKLDEKARDNPGDDEPRPSVRPGRLQMGGGASKDDGWGFDSEPVFTQQQRSPAVTTNARMRLDTLIPAAPPPPRMDPPRAAPEPQRAPEPPPPPAEPVESPEEIRAREKEREVAALMDKGFQALRSGNRDEARKFWQQALELDPGNRRVELNLKKLDQDPNKRY
- a CDS encoding two-component system sensor histidine kinase NtrB, which gives rise to MRKSSQSRPNVPFYSGTTLLDEIGVGIVLVDEGGEVVVTNRVADDLLTRRSAGAPLLSKIFELAEGEAAADTKQQRSKEHTVEAHDEGGTKSIIGFRLIKSRRLGTIVSLHDVTETERFQAERRQLERLSEVGKACAMVAHEIGNPLAAIKATIQSIEHEAAQAGLGDSLQAVNREIDRLNNMLGQLLGFVRHRPPRRTKAEMPNIVNRARSAAEGRLNGVTFTTRYGQLRPLWVDQDQLQQVLLNLFINAADAMPDGGDLMVYAGIEDERMVLRVEDTGTGIPKEIVEKVFDSFFTTKPTGTGLGLSICYRIVTDHGGMITIGGRSGNVGGTCVTITLPIMTGR
- a CDS encoding OmpA family protein; translation: MAPRLAEEQAQQANGGRPEGKGTAQPTTAPKPPAVTSTSVAVAPTPAPVLAPPKPEPTSEPVATAPAATATTEPAVVASAPEPVAPAPQKPQTAPEKPPVVASTDKPSGGIEDILFELDSNLLTLTAKGTLDGVVQKLKANPSLRVHVRGHSDQLGSHEHNVELSRRRAAAVENYLLSKGVPSSRISTEAVGGVKPADSTNTPTAWARNRRVEIEWR